A region from the Nonlabens sp. YIK11 genome encodes:
- a CDS encoding response regulator transcription factor: METENKKILLVEDDPNFGTVLKDYLIMNDFDVVHAKNGMEGFEKFKKDNYDLCILDVMMPYKDGFTLAKEIREKNEDVPIVFLTAKAMKEDVLRGYKVGADDYLNKPFDSEVLLMKVKAIIQRKGQDSIADSKEFEFQIGNFHLNSKLRFLSYNDQEPIKLSPKENELLRLLALHLNDLMPRELALTKIWRDDNYFTSRSMDVYIAKLRKYLKPDDNVEIVNIHGEGFRLLVKDQVDY, encoded by the coding sequence ATGGAAACTGAAAACAAAAAAATACTACTCGTCGAGGACGATCCCAACTTTGGAACAGTATTGAAAGACTACCTTATCATGAACGATTTTGACGTGGTTCACGCAAAAAACGGTATGGAAGGTTTTGAAAAATTTAAAAAGGACAACTATGACCTTTGTATTCTGGATGTAATGATGCCTTATAAGGATGGATTTACTCTTGCAAAGGAAATACGTGAAAAGAATGAAGATGTGCCGATCGTTTTCTTGACTGCCAAAGCCATGAAAGAAGATGTATTGAGAGGTTACAAGGTAGGAGCAGACGATTACCTAAACAAGCCTTTTGATAGTGAGGTACTTTTGATGAAAGTAAAGGCCATCATTCAGCGTAAAGGACAAGACAGCATCGCTGATTCTAAAGAATTTGAATTCCAGATTGGAAACTTCCACTTGAATTCAAAGCTTAGATTTTTATCCTACAATGATCAAGAGCCTATAAAACTATCTCCTAAGGAAAATGAACTTCTTAGATTACTAGCTTTACACTTAAACGACCTTATGCCGCGTGAGCTTGCGCTGACTAAGATCTGGAGAGATGATAACTACTTCACCTCAAGATCAATGGATGTTTATATTGCAAAATTGCGTAAGTACCTTAAGCCAGATGACAATGTTGAAATCGTGAACATACACGGTGAAGGTTTCCGTCTATTGGTTAAGGATCAAGTAGATTACTAG
- the miaA gene encoding tRNA (adenosine(37)-N6)-dimethylallyltransferase MiaA, giving the protein MSTKKLITIIGPTAVGKTALSIAFAKAYKTNIISCDSRQFFKEMTIGTAVPEPEELAAAPHHFIQNLSIHDSYSVGDFERDALSTLADLFATNDVVIMVGGSALYEKAVTHGLDEFPDVPDEVIDTLNKELEQDGLEKLVTELKEIDPEYALTADLENPRRVIRALSVYRESGETYSSFLGRKNTERDFEIIKIGLEAPRPTLYDRINRRVDVMLENGLLEEAKELLLYKDLTPLKTVGYQELFPYFEGDYDLDEAIRLIKRNSRRFAKRQMTWYRKDPEVHWFSYNTSHTEIVRRVEE; this is encoded by the coding sequence ATGTCCACTAAGAAACTCATTACCATCATAGGTCCTACTGCTGTGGGAAAGACTGCTTTGAGTATCGCTTTCGCGAAAGCGTACAAAACGAACATCATTTCCTGCGACTCAAGACAGTTCTTCAAGGAAATGACCATAGGCACGGCCGTTCCAGAACCTGAAGAACTAGCTGCGGCACCTCACCATTTCATTCAGAATTTGAGCATTCACGATTCCTATTCCGTTGGTGATTTTGAAAGAGATGCGTTATCTACCCTAGCAGATTTATTCGCTACCAATGATGTCGTGATCATGGTAGGCGGCAGTGCACTATATGAGAAAGCGGTAACTCATGGACTGGATGAATTCCCAGATGTTCCTGATGAAGTCATTGACACGCTCAATAAAGAGCTGGAGCAAGATGGACTTGAAAAATTAGTGACAGAATTAAAAGAAATTGACCCAGAATATGCGCTTACGGCAGATCTGGAAAATCCGAGGCGCGTAATAAGGGCTTTAAGTGTTTATCGTGAAAGTGGTGAGACCTACTCCAGTTTTTTGGGTAGAAAAAATACTGAACGAGATTTTGAAATAATTAAAATCGGACTAGAAGCGCCAAGACCTACTTTGTATGATAGGATCAATCGACGTGTTGACGTCATGCTTGAGAATGGATTGCTTGAAGAAGCTAAAGAATTGCTTCTCTACAAAGATTTGACACCTCTTAAAACAGTAGGCTATCAGGAGCTTTTTCCCTATTTTGAAGGTGATTATGATCTCGATGAAGCGATCAGACTTATCAAAAGAAATTCGAGAAGGTTTGCCAAGCGGCAAATGACATGGTATCGCAAGGATCCAGAGGTACATTGGTTCTCCTACAACACAAGCCACACAGAGATTGTGCGGCGTGTTGAAGAATAA
- a CDS encoding ion transporter codes for MPKSNVQPTSEWRRKLHEVIYEADTPSGKLFDVILLIVIIFSVILVLLESVPALGSKYSEEFIFAEWIITIFFTIEYVLRIISINKPTKYIFSFYGIIDFLSTVPLYLTFLLPGGYNALLAVRSLRLLRVFRILKITRFIGEADKLSKAIKSSLPKILVFLFAVLVISIIMGTLMYLVEGAESGFVSIPVSIYWCIVTLTTVGFGDIAPVTPMGQFLATIIMIMGYGIIAVPTGIVSAEYTTGAKDQNSSPEKDPNYRHVNTQVCQNCHAKKHQDGASYCHECGYSL; via the coding sequence ATGCCTAAAAGTAACGTCCAACCTACCAGCGAGTGGAGAAGAAAACTTCATGAAGTCATTTATGAAGCAGACACGCCTTCTGGTAAGTTGTTTGACGTTATATTATTAATAGTCATCATATTTAGTGTGATACTGGTATTGCTGGAAAGCGTACCAGCGTTAGGCTCTAAATACTCTGAAGAATTCATTTTTGCGGAATGGATCATCACCATTTTCTTCACGATTGAATACGTTCTTAGGATCATATCCATCAATAAGCCCACAAAATACATTTTTAGTTTTTATGGGATTATCGACTTTCTTTCTACAGTACCGCTATACTTAACCTTCTTACTTCCTGGTGGTTACAATGCACTGTTGGCCGTTCGTTCCTTGCGATTGCTGCGCGTTTTTAGAATACTAAAAATCACCAGATTTATAGGTGAAGCAGACAAGTTGTCCAAAGCGATCAAGTCTAGCCTTCCTAAAATTCTTGTCTTTCTATTTGCCGTTCTTGTCATTTCCATCATCATGGGAACCCTTATGTACCTAGTAGAAGGTGCAGAAAGTGGTTTTGTAAGCATACCCGTTTCCATTTACTGGTGTATCGTTACCTTGACGACCGTTGGTTTTGGCGATATCGCGCCTGTGACGCCTATGGGTCAGTTTCTCGCTACCATCATCATGATTATGGGTTATGGAATTATTGCGGTACCTACCGGTATTGTAAGTGCAGAATACACTACAGGTGCAAAGGACCAAAACTCCTCGCCAGAAAAAGACCCCAATTATCGACACGTCAATACACAGGTTTGCCAGAACTGCCACGCAAAGAAACATCAGGACGGTGCGAGCTACTGTCATGAATGTGGTTATTCCCTATAG
- a CDS encoding thiamine pyrophosphate-dependent enzyme: MQIEESTEQVLLKDDFNNEILKDYRIAVTSRECSLLGRREVLTGKAKFGIFGDGKELPQLAWARAFKKGDWRSGYYRDQTFMMAIGELSVEQFFAGLYANTDIEQEPMSAGRQMGGHFTTHSLNEDGSWKSLKNQKNSSADISPTAAQMPRLLGLAQASKVFRNSTVIAEDNPFSDHGNEVAWGTIGNASTSEGHFWETFNAAGVLQVPMVISVWDDDYGISVHARHQTTKENISKIQAGFQRDENDPGYELFEVEGWNYPELVATYEKAGAIAREEHVPIMIHVQELTQPQGHSTSGSHERYKDEERLNWERAHDCNKQFRNWIIENGIATDEDLTALEKEIKKEVREGKKAAWDSYLRPIVGKRNEIMPILEAIANASPNKNFIEPIIADLKSQKDLMSKELLEGVRSILRMTLKESNAHLDQAKKWLKDYLEEQHHNYGSKLYSDSKWSVFNIDPVTPTYADDAEMVDARLIMRDNFDALFSKYPEMLIFGEDAGTIGDVNQGLEGMQEKYGELRVSDTGIREATILGQGIGMAMRGLRPIAEIQYLDYLLYCLQLMSDDLATVQYRTAGKQKAPLIIRTRGHRLEGIWHSGSPMGGIINLVRGIHVLVPRNMTQAAGFYNTLMEADEPALVVECLNGYRLKEKMPANLGAFKTPIGKVELMKEGTDLTIVSYGSTLRLVMDAAELLQTVEIDVEVIDAQSLLPFDVSNDIVKSVEKTNRLLVVDEDVPGGASAYILNEIISKQDAWRYLDSKPQCLTAKEHRPAYGTDGDYFSKPSVDDIFDRVYDIMHEARPDKYVKN; encoded by the coding sequence ATGCAAATTGAAGAATCTACGGAACAAGTGCTCCTAAAGGACGATTTTAATAATGAAATTCTAAAAGACTATCGCATAGCGGTTACCAGTCGTGAGTGCAGTCTTTTGGGCCGTCGCGAGGTACTTACCGGTAAGGCCAAATTTGGGATTTTTGGAGATGGTAAGGAATTACCACAACTCGCCTGGGCGAGAGCCTTTAAAAAAGGTGACTGGCGCAGTGGTTATTATCGCGATCAAACCTTTATGATGGCGATAGGTGAATTGAGCGTTGAGCAGTTTTTTGCGGGTCTGTATGCTAATACAGACATTGAGCAAGAGCCTATGAGTGCAGGAAGACAAATGGGTGGCCACTTTACCACGCATAGTTTGAATGAAGATGGTTCATGGAAATCCCTTAAAAATCAGAAAAACTCTAGTGCTGACATTTCTCCTACTGCAGCGCAGATGCCAAGACTTTTAGGGTTGGCGCAAGCTTCTAAGGTATTTAGAAACAGTACGGTGATCGCAGAAGACAATCCGTTTTCAGATCATGGAAATGAGGTCGCTTGGGGAACCATAGGTAATGCAAGTACAAGCGAAGGACACTTTTGGGAAACCTTCAATGCCGCTGGTGTTTTACAAGTTCCCATGGTGATAAGTGTCTGGGATGATGACTATGGTATTAGCGTTCACGCAAGACATCAAACTACCAAAGAAAACATAAGCAAGATACAAGCTGGATTCCAGCGTGACGAAAATGATCCAGGCTATGAGCTTTTTGAAGTAGAAGGATGGAACTATCCAGAATTGGTCGCTACGTATGAGAAAGCTGGTGCCATAGCAAGAGAAGAGCACGTTCCAATCATGATCCATGTGCAGGAATTGACGCAACCACAAGGACATTCTACCAGTGGTTCCCATGAACGTTATAAGGATGAAGAGCGTCTCAATTGGGAACGCGCGCATGATTGTAATAAGCAATTCAGAAACTGGATCATAGAAAACGGAATTGCAACTGATGAAGATCTTACTGCACTGGAGAAAGAGATCAAAAAAGAAGTGCGTGAAGGTAAAAAAGCCGCTTGGGATTCCTACCTAAGGCCTATCGTTGGAAAACGCAACGAGATCATGCCCATACTGGAAGCTATTGCAAACGCTTCTCCAAACAAAAATTTTATTGAGCCTATCATCGCTGACCTAAAAAGTCAGAAAGATTTGATGAGTAAAGAACTTCTGGAAGGAGTGCGCAGTATTTTGAGAATGACGCTCAAAGAGAGCAACGCCCATCTAGACCAAGCGAAAAAATGGCTCAAGGACTACCTTGAAGAACAACATCACAATTACGGCAGCAAATTATACAGTGACTCAAAATGGTCTGTGTTTAATATTGATCCTGTGACACCTACATATGCAGATGATGCAGAAATGGTAGATGCTCGATTGATCATGCGTGATAATTTTGATGCCCTATTTTCTAAATATCCAGAGATGCTCATCTTTGGTGAGGATGCTGGAACCATCGGCGATGTCAATCAAGGATTGGAAGGCATGCAGGAAAAATATGGTGAGCTTAGAGTATCAGACACAGGTATACGTGAAGCCACGATTTTAGGTCAAGGAATAGGTATGGCCATGCGTGGATTACGCCCTATTGCAGAAATACAGTATCTAGACTACCTACTCTATTGTCTACAATTGATGAGTGATGACCTTGCTACCGTGCAGTATCGCACCGCTGGGAAACAAAAAGCGCCATTGATCATCCGTACGCGCGGTCACCGATTAGAAGGTATATGGCATAGTGGATCGCCTATGGGCGGTATTATCAATCTTGTTCGTGGTATTCATGTCTTGGTTCCTAGAAACATGACGCAGGCAGCTGGATTCTACAACACCTTAATGGAAGCAGACGAACCTGCTCTTGTAGTAGAATGCTTGAACGGCTACCGACTTAAGGAAAAGATGCCTGCAAATCTTGGCGCATTCAAAACGCCTATAGGTAAGGTAGAGTTGATGAAAGAAGGAACAGATCTCACGATTGTTTCCTACGGATCAACCCTTAGATTAGTGATGGATGCCGCAGAACTTCTACAAACAGTAGAAATTGATGTAGAAGTTATCGACGCACAATCCCTTTTACCATTTGATGTGAGCAACGATATTGTCAAAAGTGTGGAGAAAACCAACAGACTTTTAGTCGTTGATGAAGATGTTCCTGGTGGTGCGAGTGCGTATATTCTAAATGAGATCATCAGCAAACAAGATGCGTGGAGATATCTGGACAGCAAACCGCAATGCCTTACTGCAAAAGAACATCGACCAGCGTATGGAACTGATGGAGATTATTTCTCTAAGCCCAGCGTCGACGATATCTTTGATCGAGTTTACGACATCATGCATGAAGCACGTCCTGATAAATACGTCAAAAACTAG
- a CDS encoding TIGR00730 family Rossman fold protein: MRKEIREKGWNDLKTNDSWATFKILSEFVMGFERMSRIGPCVSIFGSARLKPDNKYYQLATEVAEKIVENGYGVITGGGPGIMEAGNKGAHLAGGTSVGLNIALPFEQHDNPYIDSDKSLDFDYFFARKVMFVKYSQGFIVMPGGFGTLDELFEAITLIQTKKIGRFPIILMGSEFWEGLMDWIKGTLDKKFFTISPEDIDLLHVVDTSEEAVEIINNFYKKYSLSPNF; this comes from the coding sequence ATGAGAAAAGAGATAAGAGAAAAAGGATGGAATGATTTGAAGACCAACGATAGTTGGGCCACCTTTAAAATACTTTCTGAATTTGTAATGGGATTTGAACGCATGAGCCGCATAGGTCCATGTGTATCCATTTTTGGAAGTGCTCGATTGAAACCAGATAATAAATATTACCAACTCGCCACAGAGGTTGCAGAAAAGATCGTAGAAAACGGATACGGTGTCATCACTGGTGGTGGCCCTGGAATCATGGAAGCTGGTAACAAAGGCGCTCATCTGGCTGGTGGTACATCAGTAGGATTGAACATTGCTTTGCCTTTTGAGCAGCATGACAATCCATACATTGATAGTGATAAAAGTCTCGATTTTGATTACTTCTTTGCACGCAAGGTCATGTTTGTCAAGTATTCTCAAGGTTTTATAGTGATGCCTGGAGGTTTTGGTACACTCGACGAGCTTTTTGAGGCGATTACTTTGATACAGACTAAAAAGATAGGTCGTTTTCCTATCATCTTGATGGGTTCTGAGTTTTGGGAAGGCCTTATGGACTGGATCAAAGGCACGCTGGATAAAAAGTTCTTTACCATAAGCCCTGAAGATATTGATCTCTTGCACGTGGTAGATACTAGCGAGGAAGCTGTAGAAATCATCAATAATTTCTACAAGAAATATTCTTTGAGTCCCAACTTTTAA
- the uvrA gene encoding excinuclease ABC subunit UvrA, whose product MSQNEDFIEVQGARVHNLKNIDVNIPREKLVVITGLSGSGKSSLAFDTIYAEGQRRYIETFSAYARQFLGGLERPDVDKIDGLSPVIAIEQKTTSKSPRSTVGTITEIYDFLRLLFARASDAYSYNTGEKMVSYSDEQIRQLIIDDYTGDRINLLAPVIRSRKGHYRELFEQIAKQGFVKVRVDGMIVDITKGMKLDRYKTHDIEIVIDRIQVGTTDEDIKRLDESIKTAMYHGNDIAMVVPQGSKDGRYFSRNLMCPTTGISYPEPEPNNFSFNSPKGACQTCNGIGTLYQVNPDKIIPDTSLSIKKGGLAPYPDNKKNWIFKQLELIATKFGFKLTDPLSDVPDEAIQMILYGGKESLKVDSKELGVKRSYNIDFEGIANFIDQTYQNNDSTSLVRWAKEFMDRVTCPTCDGSRLRKESLYFKVNEKNIADLAMMDIVQLVAWFDDLESSLSRKQKQIATELLKEIRERLQFLLDVGLDYLSLNRSAKSLSGGEAQRIRLATQIGSQLVGVLYILDEPSIGLHQRDNEKLINSLESLRDVGNSVIVVEHDKDMIERADHVIDIGPRAGKYGGEVISQGSPAEILKHDTVTAQYLNGKMKIEIPEERRKGNGKKISLKGCTGNNLKNVSVDFPLGKMIVVSGVSGSGKSTLINETLYPIMNAHFFNGVKKPMPYKSIKGLDHCDKVIDINQSPIGRTPRSNPATYTKTFDEVRSLFAKTPEALIRGYKPGRFSFNVVGGRCETCKGGGLRVIEMNFLPDVYVTCETCQGKRFNRETLEIRYKGKSISDVLEMTINEATDFFEPIPKIHRKLKTIKDVGLGYITLGQQSTTLSGGEAQRIKLATELSKRDTGNTFYILDEPTTGLHFEDIRVLLQVLNKLVDKGNTVLVIEHNMDVIKIADYIIDIGLEGGRGGGEVIATGTPEQVAKNKTSHTARFLKKELK is encoded by the coding sequence ATGTCCCAAAACGAAGATTTTATAGAAGTTCAAGGAGCTCGAGTACATAACCTAAAAAACATAGATGTCAATATTCCCAGAGAAAAGCTGGTAGTCATTACCGGACTTTCTGGTTCTGGAAAAAGTTCGTTGGCTTTTGACACCATTTATGCAGAAGGTCAGCGTCGCTACATTGAGACTTTTTCTGCCTATGCACGTCAGTTTCTGGGTGGTCTTGAACGTCCAGACGTTGACAAAATCGATGGCTTGTCGCCGGTTATCGCTATTGAGCAAAAAACTACTTCAAAAAGTCCGCGCAGTACCGTTGGTACGATTACAGAAATCTATGATTTCTTGAGACTGTTGTTCGCTCGCGCGAGCGATGCCTATTCTTACAATACGGGTGAGAAAATGGTGAGCTATAGTGACGAGCAAATCAGACAGTTGATTATAGATGATTACACAGGCGATCGCATCAACTTGTTGGCACCGGTGATACGTTCCCGTAAAGGACATTACCGGGAACTGTTTGAACAAATTGCAAAGCAAGGTTTTGTCAAGGTGCGAGTCGACGGTATGATCGTCGATATCACAAAAGGCATGAAGCTGGATCGATACAAAACGCATGACATAGAAATTGTCATTGACCGCATCCAAGTGGGCACGACAGATGAAGATATCAAACGACTGGATGAATCCATAAAAACCGCGATGTATCACGGTAATGACATAGCGATGGTCGTACCTCAAGGCAGCAAGGACGGACGCTATTTCTCTCGTAATTTGATGTGCCCCACAACTGGAATTTCTTATCCAGAGCCAGAGCCCAACAATTTCTCGTTCAATTCACCTAAAGGCGCCTGCCAAACCTGTAATGGTATAGGAACCTTGTATCAAGTCAATCCTGACAAAATCATACCAGATACCAGTTTGAGTATCAAAAAAGGTGGCCTTGCTCCTTATCCAGACAACAAGAAAAACTGGATCTTCAAGCAACTGGAGCTTATCGCCACAAAATTCGGTTTTAAATTGACAGATCCATTGAGTGATGTGCCAGATGAGGCCATCCAGATGATTCTTTACGGTGGCAAGGAGTCGCTCAAGGTGGATTCTAAGGAATTGGGCGTCAAGCGCAGCTACAATATTGATTTTGAAGGAATCGCAAACTTTATAGATCAAACCTACCAAAACAATGACAGCACGAGCTTGGTGCGATGGGCTAAAGAATTTATGGATCGTGTTACCTGTCCTACTTGTGATGGTTCCAGGCTGAGAAAGGAATCTTTGTACTTCAAGGTGAATGAGAAAAACATTGCAGACCTAGCCATGATGGATATCGTGCAGCTGGTCGCGTGGTTTGATGATTTGGAGAGTTCGCTTTCGCGAAAGCAGAAACAAATAGCCACAGAATTATTAAAGGAAATACGGGAACGCCTTCAGTTTTTGTTGGACGTAGGTCTTGATTACTTATCACTTAATAGAAGTGCTAAATCACTTTCTGGTGGTGAAGCGCAACGCATACGACTGGCGACCCAGATAGGTTCGCAGCTCGTGGGCGTGCTTTACATTTTAGACGAGCCTAGTATAGGTCTGCACCAGCGCGACAATGAAAAGTTGATCAATTCATTGGAATCGCTGCGTGACGTGGGCAATTCGGTCATTGTGGTAGAACACGATAAAGACATGATCGAGCGCGCAGACCATGTGATCGATATAGGACCGCGAGCTGGGAAATACGGTGGCGAGGTCATTAGCCAAGGTTCTCCTGCAGAGATCTTGAAACACGATACGGTGACCGCCCAATATCTTAACGGTAAGATGAAAATCGAGATCCCTGAAGAACGTCGCAAAGGCAACGGCAAGAAAATATCCTTAAAGGGCTGTACCGGTAATAATTTAAAGAATGTATCGGTTGATTTTCCATTAGGTAAAATGATTGTTGTGAGTGGTGTTTCAGGTAGCGGTAAATCCACATTGATTAACGAGACGCTCTACCCTATCATGAACGCGCATTTTTTCAATGGCGTTAAAAAGCCCATGCCTTACAAGTCTATCAAAGGTCTGGACCATTGTGACAAGGTGATTGATATTAACCAAAGCCCTATAGGTAGGACGCCACGATCAAATCCTGCTACCTACACAAAAACTTTTGACGAGGTGCGATCCCTATTTGCCAAAACTCCAGAAGCACTCATACGAGGTTACAAACCTGGCCGTTTTAGCTTTAATGTGGTTGGTGGTCGTTGCGAGACCTGTAAAGGTGGTGGTTTGCGCGTGATAGAAATGAATTTCTTACCAGATGTCTATGTGACTTGTGAAACGTGTCAAGGCAAGCGATTCAATAGGGAAACCTTAGAAATTAGATACAAAGGCAAATCGATAAGTGACGTTTTGGAAATGACCATTAATGAAGCTACAGATTTCTTTGAACCTATACCTAAAATCCATCGCAAGCTAAAAACCATTAAAGATGTAGGCCTGGGCTACATCACTCTAGGACAACAGTCTACCACTTTATCTGGTGGTGAGGCACAACGTATCAAGCTGGCAACAGAATTATCCAAGCGCGATACTGGAAATACCTTTTATATCCTAGATGAACCAACGACGGGCTTGCATTTTGAAGATATTAGAGTATTATTACAAGTCCTGAATAAATTAGTAGATAAAGGAAATACCGTTCTCGTCATAGAACATAATATGGATGTTATTAAAATTGCAGACTATATCATTGACATAGGACTAGAAGGTGGTCGCGGTGGTGGCGAGGTGATCGCCACAGGAACACCAGAACAAGTGGCCAAAAACAAAACCAGCCATACCGCTAGATTTTTAAAGAAAGAATTGAAGTAA
- a CDS encoding kelch repeat-containing protein: MKKTLLFLFCIIIGNSIQAQESWIPVAGFQGNPRAWASGFSIGDKGYISTGGTNGTYYNDLWEYDPTNDTWTQKADVGGSLRGGAISFSVDGIGYLGLGGNSSGQESSRDIWEYNPDTNRWSFNSFIPGSGLRNSVAFVINDKAYLGTGSTLSSVGNETNDFWEFNPKGKIWTRKANVPGEVRTRAVGFASDSKGYIGLGKNNQNEGPRDLKDFYEYDTAKNVWTKKSDYPGNASTDCVFFALNNYGYAGMGYQTARDFWRYDFENGEWTEAESFWGNGRIAPTSFSINNVGYMGLGYTTNAAGTVEFNDFWKFEDATLSIEETLSTKTSISIFPNPVRNELNYSLAGGKLTQPETIEIKNLHGQTIEAIDSNTNNGKADVAHLSAGMYFITIKTRQGDYTKPFLKR; the protein is encoded by the coding sequence ATGAAAAAAACTTTACTCTTTCTATTTTGTATTATAATCGGCAATTCTATTCAAGCTCAAGAAAGCTGGATACCTGTTGCTGGTTTTCAAGGTAATCCACGAGCATGGGCTAGCGGCTTTTCAATAGGCGATAAAGGTTATATCAGTACTGGCGGTACTAACGGTACCTATTATAACGATTTGTGGGAATATGATCCCACTAACGACACTTGGACCCAAAAAGCTGATGTAGGTGGCTCTCTAAGAGGTGGTGCCATTAGTTTTTCCGTTGACGGAATCGGATATCTAGGTTTAGGCGGCAATAGCAGTGGGCAAGAAAGTTCAAGGGACATTTGGGAATATAATCCAGATACCAACCGGTGGTCATTCAATTCCTTTATCCCAGGAAGTGGACTTAGAAATTCCGTTGCATTTGTGATTAACGATAAAGCATATTTGGGTACTGGTTCAACTTTATCGAGTGTAGGGAATGAGACCAATGATTTCTGGGAATTTAATCCTAAAGGAAAAATATGGACGAGAAAAGCAAATGTGCCAGGAGAAGTGAGGACTAGAGCCGTTGGGTTTGCCAGTGATTCAAAAGGTTATATAGGTCTAGGGAAAAACAATCAAAATGAAGGACCTAGAGATTTGAAGGATTTCTATGAATATGACACAGCAAAAAACGTCTGGACAAAAAAATCTGATTATCCTGGGAATGCTTCTACTGATTGTGTTTTTTTTGCATTAAACAATTATGGCTATGCAGGTATGGGTTATCAGACAGCAAGAGACTTCTGGAGGTATGATTTTGAAAACGGTGAATGGACTGAAGCAGAATCATTTTGGGGTAATGGTCGTATTGCACCAACTTCCTTTTCTATTAACAATGTAGGTTATATGGGTTTAGGTTATACAACAAATGCAGCAGGTACTGTGGAATTCAATGACTTCTGGAAATTTGAGGATGCCACACTAAGTATCGAAGAAACTCTCTCGACTAAAACTTCCATTTCAATTTTCCCTAACCCAGTTCGCAACGAGTTGAATTATTCATTAGCTGGAGGTAAATTAACTCAGCCTGAAACAATCGAAATAAAAAATTTGCACGGACAAACGATAGAAGCCATAGATTCAAATACAAATAATGGAAAGGCAGATGTTGCACATTTAAGTGCTGGCATGTATTTCATCACTATCAAAACTAGGCAAGGAGATTACACGAAACCATTTTTGAAAAGATAG
- a CDS encoding DUF4907 domain-containing protein yields the protein MNVTSTHKLIFLISSLLVTIIGLYFINQEAQENSPVKVNQNVVVDTHEVNGGWGFYIIKQDKKLIVQNQIPAVNGLQLFRSKRDADKVGELMKFKIMHNIFPPSVSLKELDSLQINYTP from the coding sequence ATGAATGTAACATCTACACACAAATTGATTTTTTTAATTAGTTCTTTATTAGTAACTATAATAGGCCTTTATTTTATTAATCAAGAGGCCCAAGAAAATTCTCCTGTAAAGGTCAATCAAAATGTAGTCGTCGATACGCACGAAGTAAATGGTGGCTGGGGTTTCTACATTATAAAACAGGACAAAAAATTAATTGTACAAAATCAAATACCAGCAGTCAACGGCTTGCAGTTGTTTAGATCAAAACGTGATGCAGATAAGGTTGGGGAATTGATGAAATTTAAAATCATGCACAATATTTTCCCTCCATCCGTATCTTTGAAAGAATTGGATAGCCTACAAATAAACTATACTCCATGA
- a CDS encoding inorganic diphosphatase: MKMNPWHDVSYGENAPETVTGIIEIPKNTRAKYELDKESGMLILDRVIYSSMYYPTNYGFIPRTYCDDQDPLDILVLSQIEIVPMCLVEAKVIGVMQMMDGGEMDDKIIAVAANDMSVAHFNDVSELPEYWKKEMRNFFEDYKKLENKTVDVEDFQGREKAMKIVQQAIVDYEKKFGK, from the coding sequence ATGAAAATGAATCCGTGGCATGATGTAAGTTATGGCGAGAATGCTCCAGAAACGGTAACTGGAATTATTGAAATACCAAAGAATACGAGAGCTAAATACGAGCTGGACAAGGAATCTGGAATGTTGATCCTGGATCGTGTGATCTACTCGTCCATGTATTATCCAACCAATTACGGTTTTATACCACGCACCTATTGTGATGACCAGGATCCACTTGATATCCTGGTACTATCACAAATTGAGATTGTTCCCATGTGTCTGGTTGAGGCTAAAGTCATAGGCGTGATGCAAATGATGGATGGCGGCGAGATGGATGACAAAATTATAGCCGTTGCAGCTAACGACATGAGTGTCGCGCACTTCAATGACGTGTCAGAACTGCCAGAATACTGGAAAAAGGAAATGCGCAATTTCTTTGAAGACTACAAAAAGCTAGAGAACAAAACGGTGGATGTAGAAGATTTCCAGGGACGCGAGAAGGCCATGAAAATTGTACAACAAGCCATCGTGGATTATGAGAAAAAGTTCGGCAAGTAA